A single Struthio camelus isolate bStrCam1 chromosome 8, bStrCam1.hap1, whole genome shotgun sequence DNA region contains:
- the TRMT13 gene encoding tRNA:m(4)X modification enzyme TRM13 homolog isoform X2, with protein MEAEPAAAGAAGAEMAAQEPGRCAYFVERKKRFCKMVPAPGRRFCGEHGQQEKESDRKRIPCPLDPKHTVYEDQLQKHLKKCNSREKPKPVPISCLSKEELEDLITKLKNASNGLELQLKEQIMSHQALQEALNDPKNGESAFKHLKQQASILGNMEKLHLLGPGRCFVEFGAGRGKLSHWVDIALQNAENVQFLLVERATTRFKVDGKHKRRDSIFERLQVDIQHLCLNKVPILEEKKLPLVGIGKHLCGAATDLALRCLVESYTTCCDGENEEPVLKRSKSDMTEVASNSFIDSERNKDDTLENSKPVAGIVIALCCHHRCDWTHYVGREFFKSIGLGPVEFHYYQRMSSWATCGMRESITKASMNDEESEDQTGNKEEHDQTDSRTESGSDTLQGLLPAEERKEIGCLCKLLIDHGRIEYLQQRGYKAALQYYTESAVSLENVLLTAVPR; from the exons ATGGAGGCCGAGCCCGCGGCCgcaggggctgctggggcggaAATGGCGGCGCAGGAGCCGGGGCGATGCGCCTACTTCGTGGAGAGGAAGAAGCGGTTCTGCAAGATGGTGCCGGCTCCCGGGCGCCGCTTCTGCGGGGAGCACGGGCAGCAGGAG AAAGAAAGTGACAGAAAAAGAATTCCGTGCCCTCTTGATCCGAAACA CACTGTATACGAAGACCAActacaaaagcatttaaaaaaatgtaattcaagAGAGAAGCCAAAGCCG gtACCTATCTCTTGTCTATCTAAAGAAGAGCTGGAAGACTTAATTACCAAGTTGAAAAATGCAAGCAATG GCTTGGAACTTCAGCTTAAAGAACAAATAATGTCCCATCAGGCTTTACAAGAAGCCCTAAATGACCCAAAGAATGGAGAATCTGCTTTCAAACACTTGAAACAACAG GCTTCTATTTTAGGTAACATGGAAAAATTACATTTGCTTGGTCCAGGAAGATGTTTTGTTGAATTTGGAGCTGGGCGAGGAAAGCTGTCTCACTGGGTTGACATTGCCttgcaaaatgctgaaaatgttCAGTTTTTGCTTGTGGAAAGAGCAACCACAAGATTCAAG GTGGATGGAAAACATAAAAGGAGAGATTCCATATTTGAAAGGCTTCAAGTTGATATTCAACACTTATGTTTAA ataAAGTAcccattttagaggaaaaaaaactaccCCTGGTAGGAATTGGGAAGCATTTGTGTGGTGCTGCCACAG atcttGCTTTGAGATGTTTGGTTGAAAGTTACACAACTTGCTGTGATGGAGAAAATGAAGAGCCTGTCCTGAAACGCTCTAAGAGTGATATGACAGAGGTGGCTTCTAACAGTTTTATTGATAGTGAAAGGAACAAAGACGATACATTAGAAAACTCTAAGCCTGTAGCCGGAATCGTTATCGCACTGTGTTGCCATCACAGGTGTGACTGGACACATTATGTAGGCAGAGAGTTCTTTAAATCAATAGGACTTGGTCCAGTGGAATTTCATTATTATCAGAGAATGAGTAGCTGGGCCACCTGTGGCATGCGAGAAAGCATAACCAAAGCCTCTATGAATGACGAAGAGAGTGAAGATCAAACTGGCAACAAAGAAGAACATGACCAAACAGACAGTAGAACAGAGAGTGGTTCTGACACTCTGCAAGG GCTACTTCCCGCTGAAGAGCGAAAGGAGATAGGTTGCCTCTGTAAACTGTTGATTGACCATGGACGGATTGAATATTTGCAACAAAGAGGATATAAGGCTGCACTACAGTATTATACAGAGTCTGCTGTATCCTTGGAGAATGTACTGTTGACTGCTGTTCCAAGGTAG
- the TRMT13 gene encoding tRNA:m(4)X modification enzyme TRM13 homolog isoform X1: protein MEAEPAAAGAAGAEMAAQEPGRCAYFVERKKRFCKMVPAPGRRFCGEHGQQEKESDRKRIPCPLDPKHTVYEDQLQKHLKKCNSREKPKPVYFVQDINAGLKDVAEIPEIQVPISCLSKEELEDLITKLKNASNGLELQLKEQIMSHQALQEALNDPKNGESAFKHLKQQASILGNMEKLHLLGPGRCFVEFGAGRGKLSHWVDIALQNAENVQFLLVERATTRFKVDGKHKRRDSIFERLQVDIQHLCLNKVPILEEKKLPLVGIGKHLCGAATDLALRCLVESYTTCCDGENEEPVLKRSKSDMTEVASNSFIDSERNKDDTLENSKPVAGIVIALCCHHRCDWTHYVGREFFKSIGLGPVEFHYYQRMSSWATCGMRESITKASMNDEESEDQTGNKEEHDQTDSRTESGSDTLQGLLPAEERKEIGCLCKLLIDHGRIEYLQQRGYKAALQYYTESAVSLENVLLTAVPR from the exons ATGGAGGCCGAGCCCGCGGCCgcaggggctgctggggcggaAATGGCGGCGCAGGAGCCGGGGCGATGCGCCTACTTCGTGGAGAGGAAGAAGCGGTTCTGCAAGATGGTGCCGGCTCCCGGGCGCCGCTTCTGCGGGGAGCACGGGCAGCAGGAG AAAGAAAGTGACAGAAAAAGAATTCCGTGCCCTCTTGATCCGAAACA CACTGTATACGAAGACCAActacaaaagcatttaaaaaaatgtaattcaagAGAGAAGCCAAAGCCG gtcTACTTTGTTCAAGATATTAATGCAGGTTTAAAAGATGTAGCAGAAATACCAGAAATACAA gtACCTATCTCTTGTCTATCTAAAGAAGAGCTGGAAGACTTAATTACCAAGTTGAAAAATGCAAGCAATG GCTTGGAACTTCAGCTTAAAGAACAAATAATGTCCCATCAGGCTTTACAAGAAGCCCTAAATGACCCAAAGAATGGAGAATCTGCTTTCAAACACTTGAAACAACAG GCTTCTATTTTAGGTAACATGGAAAAATTACATTTGCTTGGTCCAGGAAGATGTTTTGTTGAATTTGGAGCTGGGCGAGGAAAGCTGTCTCACTGGGTTGACATTGCCttgcaaaatgctgaaaatgttCAGTTTTTGCTTGTGGAAAGAGCAACCACAAGATTCAAG GTGGATGGAAAACATAAAAGGAGAGATTCCATATTTGAAAGGCTTCAAGTTGATATTCAACACTTATGTTTAA ataAAGTAcccattttagaggaaaaaaaactaccCCTGGTAGGAATTGGGAAGCATTTGTGTGGTGCTGCCACAG atcttGCTTTGAGATGTTTGGTTGAAAGTTACACAACTTGCTGTGATGGAGAAAATGAAGAGCCTGTCCTGAAACGCTCTAAGAGTGATATGACAGAGGTGGCTTCTAACAGTTTTATTGATAGTGAAAGGAACAAAGACGATACATTAGAAAACTCTAAGCCTGTAGCCGGAATCGTTATCGCACTGTGTTGCCATCACAGGTGTGACTGGACACATTATGTAGGCAGAGAGTTCTTTAAATCAATAGGACTTGGTCCAGTGGAATTTCATTATTATCAGAGAATGAGTAGCTGGGCCACCTGTGGCATGCGAGAAAGCATAACCAAAGCCTCTATGAATGACGAAGAGAGTGAAGATCAAACTGGCAACAAAGAAGAACATGACCAAACAGACAGTAGAACAGAGAGTGGTTCTGACACTCTGCAAGG GCTACTTCCCGCTGAAGAGCGAAAGGAGATAGGTTGCCTCTGTAAACTGTTGATTGACCATGGACGGATTGAATATTTGCAACAAAGAGGATATAAGGCTGCACTACAGTATTATACAGAGTCTGCTGTATCCTTGGAGAATGTACTGTTGACTGCTGTTCCAAGGTAG